Proteins encoded together in one Rhizobium bangladeshense window:
- a CDS encoding GtrA family protein, producing the protein MARQSSERSTSAGLAARYFAFAMLSTAANFAVQAAVMELAPSPSLMPSILAGTAAGFGLKYLLDKRWIFFDGYTSYGDEMLKVVLYGVFSVLTTLIFWGFEIAFWTIWKTELAKYTGGALGLAIGYISKYTLDRKFVFKPEEA; encoded by the coding sequence ATGGCTCGTCAGTCTTCAGAGCGAAGCACTTCTGCGGGCCTAGCAGCCCGCTACTTCGCCTTCGCCATGCTCTCCACCGCCGCCAACTTTGCGGTCCAGGCTGCTGTCATGGAGCTGGCGCCGTCGCCGAGCCTCATGCCATCGATCCTCGCAGGTACCGCCGCCGGCTTCGGCTTGAAATACCTCCTCGACAAACGGTGGATCTTCTTCGACGGCTACACGTCGTACGGCGACGAGATGCTGAAGGTGGTGCTTTACGGCGTGTTCAGTGTCCTGACGACGCTCATATTCTGGGGCTTTGAAATTGCTTTTTGGACGATCTGGAAGACGGAGCTTGCAAAATACACCGGCGGAGCGCTCGGTTTGGCGATCGGCTATATCTCAAAATACACACTGGACCGGAAATTCGTCTTCAAACCAGAGGAGGCGTAA
- a CDS encoding UbiA family prenyltransferase, with protein MNELHHEFQLRRDFLPRAEEDEWPQPEPAALPVDSPPDLQKPLSPRPLVVDLDGTLVRSDLLIETAFSELSRRPHSIVDFIRSLSVGKACLKHRLSQPADFDPAILPYDAEVLKVIKGAREEGRSVYLASATHERLVCAVANHLGLFTGWFATNETMNCVAEAKAAKLVAAFGEGGFDYIGNDPADLSVWRHAAKAYAIRTSAAVARELSRQCDNVEHLSHDKPTWRIWARSLRVHQYVKNGLVFIPLLTNQLLTLHSLANAALAFVAFSLCASGVYLLNDLVDLQDDRRHKTKCRRPLACGEIPLSHALLAIPILLLLSLTIAAMVSPVFVLVLAGYFALTTAYSFFLKRKMILDVVALASLYTTRVVGGAAAVSVWPSPWLLAFMMSWFLSLALVKRYTELISRRAAHLPDSKSRDYRKADIGMVGALAAGAGMNALTLFALYAASDSAQDIYARPAMLWLAGPILACWIARILMLAHRGQMHDDPVVFAIRDKVSLATLGAAGVLVVAAM; from the coding sequence TTGAACGAGCTGCATCATGAATTCCAGCTACGAAGAGATTTTCTGCCGAGAGCCGAGGAGGACGAGTGGCCTCAACCTGAGCCCGCGGCATTGCCGGTGGATAGTCCACCGGACCTGCAAAAACCGCTGTCGCCCCGCCCGTTAGTAGTTGATCTCGACGGCACCCTGGTGCGATCGGACCTCCTGATCGAGACGGCCTTCTCGGAGCTCAGCCGTCGGCCTCATTCGATCGTCGATTTCATCAGGTCGCTGTCCGTTGGAAAGGCGTGTCTGAAGCACCGCCTTTCGCAACCAGCGGATTTCGATCCGGCTATCCTTCCTTATGACGCGGAAGTGCTGAAGGTCATCAAGGGCGCACGGGAGGAGGGGCGTTCAGTTTATCTCGCTTCTGCAACCCACGAGCGGCTGGTTTGCGCGGTTGCCAACCACCTCGGCCTCTTCACCGGCTGGTTTGCAACGAACGAAACGATGAACTGTGTCGCCGAGGCGAAGGCGGCCAAGCTCGTCGCCGCCTTCGGGGAGGGTGGCTTCGACTATATCGGAAATGATCCGGCCGACTTGTCAGTCTGGCGCCATGCCGCAAAGGCTTATGCCATAAGGACATCGGCGGCGGTTGCGCGAGAGCTTTCGCGCCAGTGCGACAACGTCGAGCATCTTAGCCACGACAAACCGACATGGCGGATTTGGGCGCGTTCGTTGCGGGTGCATCAATACGTCAAGAACGGGTTGGTCTTTATCCCGCTACTGACAAATCAGCTCCTTACGCTACATAGCCTTGCGAATGCAGCCCTGGCTTTCGTGGCTTTTTCGCTTTGTGCCTCGGGCGTTTATCTCCTGAACGACCTGGTCGACCTGCAGGACGACCGGCGTCATAAAACCAAATGCCGCCGACCCCTTGCCTGTGGCGAGATCCCGCTGTCGCACGCCCTTTTGGCAATCCCGATCCTGCTTTTGCTGTCGCTTACGATCGCGGCCATGGTGTCACCAGTCTTCGTGCTCGTACTCGCGGGATATTTCGCCTTGACCACCGCCTACTCTTTCTTCCTCAAGCGGAAGATGATCCTGGACGTGGTGGCTCTCGCCTCTCTTTACACCACGCGGGTGGTTGGCGGCGCTGCCGCCGTCTCGGTGTGGCCATCTCCCTGGCTGCTTGCCTTCATGATGAGCTGGTTCCTCTCGCTCGCTTTGGTGAAGCGATACACCGAGCTCATCTCGCGCCGCGCCGCGCACCTGCCGGACTCCAAGAGCCGCGACTATAGGAAGGCGGATATCGGTATGGTGGGTGCCCTGGCAGCTGGAGCGGGAATGAACGCGCTCACGTTATTTGCCCTCTATGCTGCAAGCGACAGCGCCCAAGACATCTACGCCCGGCCAGCAATGTTATGGCTGGCAGGACCGATCCTTGCCTGCTGGATCGCCCGCATCCTCATGCTCGCCCACCGGGGTCAGATGCATGACGATCCAGTAGTCTTCGCGATCCGGGACAAGGTCAGCCTCGCCACGCTCGGCGCCGCCGGCGTACTTGTCGTTGCCGCGATGTGA
- a CDS encoding NAD(P)/FAD-dependent oxidoreductase, whose amino-acid sequence MSAMTENAIICCVVMRTWERGWDVADNQAEEDVQKRRNVAQVPWQHRTGAPRDAAPTEKPHETRPSPPLEVSRESFWNCGAMLWLGCRALEDAESMRSGFVELDALVIGAGPGGMTAALYLKRLNRRVVVLDSGCSRALLIPLSRNHPAFPEGIAGAELFRRMRKQLRNLDIEIVAEAVSQVRRSANSGFIVEFAGRSMMAENVVLATGVEDTLPPIDQANDLTRSGHLRFCPICDGYEIAGRPVVIIGATEHAASEARFLGSFTNKITIATLGERMNVTEATMARLVDVGVAIRCEKLIHCSRRENGAVDLVMEASATLEGVVLYSALGIRPRSQLAEQLGADLEDEMRIRVDAHQATRVPGLYAVGDVVTGLNQLGVSMAHGEIAAIAIHNRLRRMEESRHSAPGRR is encoded by the coding sequence ATGAGCGCGATGACCGAAAATGCGATTATCTGCTGTGTCGTCATGCGGACCTGGGAAAGAGGCTGGGATGTCGCCGACAACCAAGCGGAGGAAGATGTTCAAAAACGCCGTAACGTAGCGCAAGTTCCTTGGCAGCACAGAACAGGCGCACCTCGAGATGCAGCGCCGACAGAAAAGCCGCATGAAACCCGACCATCACCACCTCTTGAGGTCTCGCGAGAAAGCTTCTGGAACTGTGGAGCCATGTTGTGGTTGGGGTGCCGAGCTTTGGAGGATGCCGAATCAATGAGAAGCGGATTCGTAGAGTTGGATGCCCTCGTTATAGGCGCCGGGCCGGGTGGGATGACGGCCGCTCTGTATCTGAAAAGGCTTAATCGGCGGGTTGTCGTCTTAGACTCGGGTTGCAGTCGCGCACTGCTTATTCCGCTCTCTCGCAATCATCCAGCCTTTCCCGAAGGGATCGCAGGAGCCGAGCTATTCAGGCGCATGAGAAAGCAACTGCGGAACCTCGATATCGAGATCGTGGCCGAGGCGGTATCGCAGGTGCGGCGGAGCGCCAATTCAGGCTTCATCGTCGAATTCGCCGGCCGCTCGATGATGGCTGAAAATGTCGTCCTTGCGACCGGCGTTGAGGACACGCTGCCGCCCATCGACCAAGCTAACGATCTTACCCGATCGGGACATCTTCGCTTCTGCCCGATTTGCGATGGTTACGAAATCGCTGGTCGACCGGTGGTGATCATTGGTGCGACGGAGCACGCGGCCTCCGAGGCGCGTTTCCTGGGGTCGTTCACGAACAAGATCACCATTGCGACCCTGGGCGAAAGGATGAACGTTACAGAAGCAACCATGGCCCGGCTGGTTGATGTTGGAGTCGCCATACGCTGCGAGAAGTTGATACACTGCTCGCGTCGCGAAAATGGTGCCGTTGACCTTGTCATGGAGGCCTCAGCAACCTTGGAAGGGGTGGTCCTCTATTCGGCATTGGGAATTCGCCCGCGCTCACAGCTGGCGGAGCAGCTGGGCGCTGATCTCGAGGACGAGATGCGGATAAGGGTTGATGCACATCAGGCCACGCGGGTCCCGGGACTATATGCGGTCGGGGACGTTGTCACCGGTCTCAACCAGCTCGGCGTGTCAATGGCCCATGGCGAAATAGCGGCCATTGCAATTCATAATCGTCTTCGGCGAATGGAAGAAAGCCGTCATTCGGCTCCCGGCCGGCGGTGA
- a CDS encoding SLC13 family permease, whose amino-acid sequence MTTQQIIAFSVIALMMAVFIWDRFRYDVVACCALVLAVATGIVPPEKAFSGFSDDIVVIVGSALIVSAGVARSGIVDSAIKRFFPNLNTLYAQLALLMIAVAILSAFIKNIGALAIMMPVAFQFAKKSGASPSKYLMPMSFAALLGGLMTQIGTSPNIVVSRLREEMTGASFTMFDFTPVGGILTVVGIAFLLFFHWLVPSRTKQNSSIEDAIEIKNYTSEVAITHQSTLLEQALSDLLKLGDGEVIATAVLRGGTRMAAFPDLTLRNDDIVMLEGPSAAIDRIVSQGKLKLSGKPLPQDGQREADIISLEAIVSQESSLAGLSAKELALSYTRGVNLLAISRRGERLKERLGSLTLSTGDVLLLQGSRASLTALLQDFGLLPLAQREVLLGTRRRAFVPLLILALAMAATAVGLAPVPVAFFTAALGMVVFRAIPLADIYKSVDGPILMMLAALIPVSDSLRTSGGSDLIAGWLGEVAMNLPAWGALGLILLTAMAVTPFLNNAATVLVMAPIAASFATNLGFRPEAFLMAVAVGAGCDFLTPVGHQCNTLVFGPGGYKFSDYPRLGLPLSALIILVSVPALLFVWPVN is encoded by the coding sequence ATGACGACACAGCAGATAATCGCATTTTCGGTCATCGCGCTCATGATGGCGGTCTTTATATGGGATCGCTTCCGCTATGATGTTGTCGCGTGTTGCGCGCTGGTGTTGGCGGTCGCGACTGGCATCGTGCCACCGGAAAAAGCGTTTTCCGGATTTTCGGACGACATTGTCGTCATCGTTGGCAGCGCGCTGATCGTCAGCGCGGGCGTGGCTCGGTCGGGCATAGTCGATTCGGCCATCAAGAGATTCTTCCCGAACCTGAACACGCTTTACGCGCAGCTCGCGCTCTTGATGATAGCAGTGGCGATCCTTTCTGCTTTCATCAAAAATATCGGCGCGCTCGCGATCATGATGCCTGTCGCCTTTCAGTTCGCAAAAAAATCCGGTGCCTCTCCATCGAAATACCTGATGCCGATGTCGTTTGCTGCTTTGCTTGGCGGACTTATGACGCAGATCGGCACGTCGCCCAATATCGTCGTGTCGCGGCTGCGGGAGGAGATGACGGGAGCCTCCTTCACCATGTTCGACTTCACACCTGTAGGCGGTATTCTAACGGTTGTCGGCATCGCCTTTCTCTTGTTTTTCCATTGGTTGGTGCCAAGCCGCACCAAGCAGAACAGCTCGATCGAAGATGCAATAGAGATCAAGAACTACACGAGCGAAGTCGCAATCACGCACCAGTCGACGCTGCTAGAGCAGGCACTGAGTGACCTCCTGAAGCTCGGCGATGGTGAGGTCATAGCCACGGCCGTGCTGCGCGGCGGCACCCGGATGGCTGCATTCCCCGATCTCACACTCCGAAATGACGATATCGTCATGCTGGAAGGTCCCTCGGCAGCGATAGACCGCATCGTCTCCCAAGGGAAACTGAAGCTCTCCGGCAAGCCTCTTCCGCAAGATGGCCAGCGGGAAGCGGACATCATTTCGCTCGAGGCAATCGTCAGTCAGGAATCGTCACTCGCTGGCCTTTCGGCAAAAGAACTGGCGCTTTCCTATACGCGCGGGGTCAACCTTCTGGCGATCAGCCGGCGCGGTGAACGCCTCAAGGAACGGCTGGGAAGCTTGACCCTGAGCACGGGCGATGTGCTCCTCTTGCAAGGCAGCCGGGCAAGCCTGACTGCTCTTCTGCAGGATTTCGGCCTTCTGCCACTCGCCCAGCGAGAAGTGCTGCTCGGCACCCGCCGCCGCGCCTTCGTTCCGCTTCTCATCCTGGCGCTCGCCATGGCGGCAACTGCCGTCGGCCTCGCGCCGGTTCCGGTGGCTTTCTTCACAGCCGCCCTCGGCATGGTTGTTTTCCGGGCTATCCCACTCGCCGATATCTATAAATCGGTAGATGGCCCGATCCTGATGATGCTCGCAGCCCTCATTCCTGTCTCGGATTCGTTGCGCACCTCCGGCGGCAGCGATTTGATCGCCGGCTGGTTGGGTGAGGTGGCAATGAATCTGCCGGCATGGGGTGCGCTTGGCCTGATTTTGCTAACGGCCATGGCCGTCACACCCTTCCTCAACAACGCCGCCACGGTTCTCGTGATGGCGCCGATCGCCGCCAGCTTTGCAACGAATCTAGGCTTCAGACCGGAAGCCTTCCTGATGGCGGTAGCGGTTGGCGCGGGTTGCGACTTCCTCACGCCTGTCGGCCATCAATGCAACACGCTCGTCTTCGGTCCTGGCGGTTACAAGTTTTCCGACTATCCGCGTCTCGGCCTGCCGCTGTCGGCGTTGATCATTCTCGTTAGCGTGCCGGCGCTGCTGTTTGTATGGCCGGTCAACTAG